From a single Bacillus sp. NEB1478 genomic region:
- the proS gene encoding proline--tRNA ligase: MTKEFVKDVTSMEDDFAQWYTDVVTKAELIDYSSVRGSMILRPYGYAIWENIQQQLDQAIKKTGHENVYMPLFIPESLLQKEKDHIEGFAPEVAWVTHGGEEKLTERLCVRPTSEVLFAEHFKNIIHSYRDLPKLYNQWSNVVRWEKTTRPFLRTLEFLWQEGHTCHETDEDAHDETVRMLNVYAELCEEYLALPVIKGQKTEKEKFAGAKYTYTIESLMHDGKALQSGTSHHLGDGFAKAFGIDFTNREGKLQTVQQTSWGFTTRIIGAMIMVHGDNRGLVVPPKIAPTQLMIIPIAQHKEGVLDYAYKLKEQLSGSIRTKIDASDKKPGWKFNEYEMKGIPLRLEVGPRDIEQKQVILVRRDTGEKQTLSVSDLESQVQKLLTDIQKNLYEKALKHREEKTSIAKTYDEFKETLQENTGFIKAMWCGDQVCEDFIKDETGATSRCMPFVQQKLSDQCVCCEKEAKHLVYWAKAY; the protein is encoded by the coding sequence ATGACGAAGGAATTTGTAAAAGATGTAACAAGTATGGAAGATGATTTTGCCCAATGGTATACCGATGTTGTTACAAAGGCTGAGCTGATCGACTATTCGAGTGTACGCGGCTCCATGATTTTGCGGCCATACGGATACGCCATTTGGGAGAACATCCAGCAGCAGCTTGATCAAGCAATTAAAAAAACAGGGCATGAGAATGTTTATATGCCGCTTTTTATTCCAGAGAGTCTTCTCCAAAAAGAGAAGGATCACATCGAAGGATTTGCACCAGAAGTGGCATGGGTAACACATGGCGGAGAAGAAAAGCTAACTGAACGCCTCTGTGTTCGGCCAACCTCTGAAGTCCTTTTTGCTGAGCATTTTAAAAACATTATTCACTCCTATCGTGACCTGCCAAAGCTTTACAATCAGTGGTCAAACGTTGTGAGATGGGAAAAGACAACACGGCCATTCCTTCGAACTCTTGAGTTCCTTTGGCAAGAAGGTCATACGTGCCACGAAACGGATGAGGATGCACACGACGAAACGGTGCGTATGCTTAATGTATACGCAGAGCTTTGTGAAGAATATTTAGCGCTGCCAGTGATCAAAGGACAAAAAACGGAAAAAGAAAAATTTGCTGGAGCAAAGTATACGTACACGATCGAAAGTTTGATGCATGATGGAAAAGCATTGCAGTCAGGTACTTCTCACCATCTAGGGGATGGATTTGCAAAGGCATTTGGTATCGATTTTACAAACAGAGAAGGTAAGCTGCAGACCGTGCAGCAAACATCTTGGGGCTTTACGACGAGGATTATCGGTGCCATGATCATGGTTCATGGTGATAACAGAGGGCTTGTAGTACCGCCAAAAATTGCACCAACTCAATTGATGATCATACCAATTGCACAGCATAAAGAAGGCGTGCTCGATTATGCGTACAAACTAAAAGAACAACTCTCAGGAAGTATTCGTACCAAAATCGATGCAAGTGACAAAAAGCCAGGCTGGAAGTTTAATGAGTATGAAATGAAAGGAATACCTCTCCGATTGGAAGTGGGACCAAGAGATATCGAGCAAAAACAGGTTATCCTCGTTCGAAGAGACACCGGCGAAAAACAAACCTTGTCTGTGAGTGACTTAGAATCTCAAGTGCAAAAGCTGCTGACAGATATTCAGAAAAACCTATACGAAAAAGCGCTGAAACATAGAGAAGAAAAAACATCGATTGCAAAAACGTATGATGAATTTAAAGAAACACTTCAAGAAAATACAGGTTTTATTAAAGCCATGTGGTGCGGTGACCAAGTGTGTGAGGACTTTATAAAAGATGAAACAGGGGCAACTTCCAGATGTATGCCGTTTGTCCAACAAAAGCTGTCTGATCAATGCGTTTGCTGCGAGAAAGAGGCAAAGCACTTAGTCTATTGGGCAAAAGCTTACTAA
- a CDS encoding LysM peptidoglycan-binding domain-containing protein encodes MYIHVVQGGDSLWKISQRYGVGINSIVKTNGLENQNILVVGQALVIPNDFPIYTIQSGDTLSNIAARYGTTVTSLIGWNNIPLASVIYVGQVIDIPIHVVKQGESLYTIANRYGETVKAIQTENKITNPNLIYLGTRLSIPYNRPVKEVNAYITNFGAVNQAEVRNVGSFLTYITPFSYSITKTGELISLQDEGVISAARINRVAPIMGVANIENEAFNSELIKTVLDSESLQETLLTNILNTMQTKGFRGVNFDFEYVYPENKEDYNNFLKRAVAKFKPLGYSVSTAVAPKYKEDQPGLLYEAHDYKAHGEIVDFVVVMTYEWGWAGGRAMAIAPLDEVRKVLDYTVTVIPREKIMMGVPTYGRDWTLPFVQGTFARTLSPVAAVNLAAQMKVNIEFDEGDASPWFKYTDSQGKVHEVWFEDARSMKAKYETAKEYGLRGVSFWVLGIPFPQNWPVIRDQMRVRKI; translated from the coding sequence ATGTACATTCATGTCGTTCAAGGCGGTGACTCACTTTGGAAGATTTCACAGCGGTATGGGGTAGGTATCAATTCTATCGTCAAAACGAACGGACTTGAAAATCAAAATATTTTAGTAGTTGGTCAGGCTCTTGTTATTCCAAACGACTTTCCTATATACACCATACAATCCGGTGATACACTGAGTAATATTGCAGCGCGTTATGGCACTACTGTTACCAGTTTAATTGGCTGGAACAATATTCCCTTAGCCTCTGTTATTTATGTTGGCCAGGTGATTGATATTCCCATACATGTTGTAAAACAAGGTGAATCATTGTATACCATTGCGAATCGGTACGGAGAAACGGTAAAGGCTATTCAAACAGAAAATAAAATCACAAATCCAAACTTGATCTATCTTGGAACTAGACTTTCAATTCCTTACAATCGACCGGTAAAAGAAGTGAACGCGTATATTACAAACTTTGGAGCTGTAAATCAGGCGGAAGTAAGAAATGTTGGATCTTTCTTAACGTATATTACGCCTTTCAGTTATTCGATAACAAAGACTGGTGAGCTTATTTCTCTACAAGATGAAGGAGTCATATCAGCCGCAAGAATAAATAGAGTTGCGCCGATTATGGGTGTAGCTAACATTGAGAACGAAGCATTCAATTCAGAATTAATAAAAACGGTTCTCGATAGTGAGAGTTTACAAGAAACGCTGTTAACAAACATTTTAAACACGATGCAGACTAAAGGCTTTAGAGGCGTAAACTTTGATTTTGAGTACGTTTATCCAGAGAATAAAGAAGACTACAACAACTTTTTAAAACGCGCTGTTGCAAAATTCAAACCTTTGGGCTATTCCGTCTCTACCGCAGTTGCTCCTAAATATAAAGAAGATCAGCCCGGTTTACTGTATGAAGCACACGATTACAAAGCACATGGAGAAATTGTTGATTTTGTCGTCGTAATGACATATGAATGGGGATGGGCAGGGGGACGTGCAATGGCGATTGCTCCACTGGATGAAGTAAGAAAAGTACTGGATTATACAGTAACAGTCATCCCTCGTGAAAAAATAATGATGGGAGTTCCGACATATGGACGTGATTGGACATTGCCTTTTGTTCAAGGAACATTCGCTAGAACACTGAGCCCTGTAGCCGCTGTCAATCTCGCCGCACAAATGAAAGTAAATATCGAGTTTGACGAAGGCGATGCCTCACCTTGGTTCAAATACACAGACTCGCAAGGTAAAGTGCACGAAGTTTGGTTTGAGGACGCGAGAAGTATGAAAGCAAAATATGAAACTGCCAAAGAATACGGGTTGCGCGGAGTAAGCTTCTGGGTGCTCGGCATACCATTCCCCCAGAATTGGCCTGTGATACGGGATCAGATGAGAGTGAGGAAGATCTGA
- a CDS encoding sugar phosphate isomerase/epimerase, whose translation MKLGVFTVLFSQKTFTEMLDYVKEAGVQAVEIGTGNYPGNAHCPLDELLESEEKRASYLHEVEKRGLTISAFSCHGNPISPDEAFAKESHDTFVKTVELASLMKIPVVNCFSGVPGDSESAKYPNWPVSPWPNEYSDVLKWQWEEKLIPYWRKWGQFAKDHCVKIGLELHGGFLVHTPHTLLKLREETCDAIGANLDPSHLWWQGIDPVAAIKILGKAGAIHHFHAKDTYLDQDNINMYGLTDMQPYGAVQKRAWSFRSVGCGHSVQDWSDMMSALRTYGYDYVVSIEHEDPIMSIEEGFTRAVKNLQSILIAEQPTEMWWV comes from the coding sequence ATGAAATTAGGTGTATTTACAGTTCTTTTTTCGCAAAAAACATTTACAGAAATGCTTGATTACGTAAAAGAAGCTGGGGTTCAAGCGGTTGAGATCGGGACTGGAAACTATCCTGGAAACGCTCACTGCCCACTAGACGAATTACTGGAAAGCGAAGAAAAGCGAGCTTCTTACCTGCATGAAGTGGAAAAGCGCGGCCTGACGATTTCAGCGTTCAGCTGTCACGGAAACCCGATTTCTCCTGATGAGGCATTTGCTAAAGAATCACATGATACGTTTGTAAAAACTGTGGAGCTGGCAAGTCTGATGAAAATTCCTGTCGTAAACTGTTTCTCAGGTGTACCAGGTGATTCCGAGAGTGCGAAGTATCCGAACTGGCCAGTGTCACCTTGGCCGAACGAATACAGCGATGTACTGAAGTGGCAATGGGAAGAGAAACTGATCCCGTACTGGCGCAAATGGGGACAGTTTGCAAAAGATCATTGTGTGAAGATCGGCTTAGAACTGCACGGCGGTTTCTTAGTACACACACCGCATACTTTGCTAAAACTGCGTGAGGAAACGTGTGACGCAATCGGTGCTAACTTAGATCCTTCTCATCTTTGGTGGCAAGGCATCGATCCAGTAGCTGCTATAAAAATCCTTGGAAAAGCTGGAGCGATCCATCATTTCCATGCGAAGGACACATACTTGGATCAAGACAACATCAACATGTACGGTCTAACGGACATGCAGCCATACGGCGCTGTACAGAAACGTGCATGGAGCTTCCGTTCTGTTGGATGCGGCCACTCTGTTCAAGATTGGTCTGACATGATGAGTGCGCTGCGTACATACGGTTATGACTATGTGGTAAGCATCGAACATGAAGATCCTATCATGTCGATCGAAGAAGGGTTCACTCGAGCGGTGAAGAACCTTCAGTCTATTTTAATCGCCGAACAGCCTACAGAGATGTGGTGGGTCTAG
- a CDS encoding Gfo/Idh/MocA family oxidoreductase: MKLRIGIIGAGGIAQGRHIPAFQQLGDKAEITAISDVNVEVAKSVAEKFHVPNYFTTFHDMWDHVDAVVICTPNKFHKEITVAALDAGKHVLCEKPMAMTVEECAEMVEAEKRSGKVLSIAYHYRFMKESQAAKRVMEAGEVGNPLVVRVQALRRRKVPGWGVFTNKELQGGGSLIDYGCHLLDLTLWLLGNPKVVEVSGQTYNTISREAEQVNQWGSFDAETFEVDDHVTSYIRLGNGATVLFETSWAANIPADAELLSISGDRGGLNVFPFAVNKAENGMMTTTKADWISGDDNPGIPQALNFVESCLGQAEPLVKAEEAMNTSRIIEGIYASSLMGKSIQLQNEKGVTKA; the protein is encoded by the coding sequence ATGAAGTTAAGAATCGGCATAATCGGGGCTGGCGGCATTGCACAAGGCCGTCATATCCCGGCATTTCAACAACTTGGAGACAAAGCTGAAATAACAGCAATCAGTGATGTTAATGTAGAAGTGGCAAAAAGTGTCGCGGAAAAATTTCACGTACCGAACTATTTTACGACGTTTCATGATATGTGGGACCACGTTGATGCGGTTGTCATTTGTACCCCGAACAAGTTTCATAAAGAGATCACAGTTGCCGCATTAGATGCAGGTAAGCACGTGCTTTGTGAAAAACCGATGGCTATGACAGTAGAAGAGTGTGCTGAGATGGTCGAAGCTGAAAAACGATCAGGAAAAGTGCTTTCCATTGCTTATCATTACCGTTTTATGAAAGAATCTCAAGCTGCTAAACGGGTGATGGAAGCGGGAGAAGTGGGCAATCCGCTAGTAGTTCGTGTACAAGCTTTAAGAAGACGTAAGGTACCAGGCTGGGGAGTTTTTACAAACAAAGAACTTCAAGGCGGAGGAAGTTTAATAGATTATGGCTGCCACTTGCTGGATTTGACGCTTTGGCTGTTAGGAAATCCAAAGGTGGTTGAAGTTTCCGGCCAAACGTATAACACAATAAGCCGTGAAGCTGAGCAAGTGAACCAATGGGGTTCATTTGATGCTGAAACGTTTGAAGTGGATGATCATGTTACTTCATATATCCGTTTAGGAAATGGCGCGACTGTTTTGTTTGAAACGTCGTGGGCAGCAAACATTCCTGCTGATGCCGAGCTGTTGAGCATCTCTGGCGACCGAGGCGGACTTAACGTATTTCCTTTCGCAGTGAATAAAGCGGAAAATGGCATGATGACAACGACAAAAGCGGATTGGATCTCAGGTGATGACAATCCGGGTATCCCACAAGCACTGAACTTTGTGGAAAGCTGTTTAGGGCAAGCTGAACCTTTAGTAAAAGCTGAAGAGGCGATGAATACTTCGCGTATTATCGAAGGCATTTACGCAAGCAGTTTGATGGGTAAAAGCATTCAGCTTCAGAATGAAAAAGGAGTGACAAAAGCATGA
- a CDS encoding Gfo/Idh/MocA family protein, giving the protein MTIKVGIIGCGSIAQHRHLPEYANNHEVEIVAVCDVVKERAEAANVKYGGKIFTDYNELLAFEEVEAVSVCTPNYLHAPISVAALKAGKHVLCEKPMATSLTEAEEMIDAAEKSGKTLMIGHNQRFVPAHQKAREIIESGELGKIYSFRTAFGHPGPEGWSVDGKNSWFFKKDEAFIGAMGDLGVHKTDLMRYILGEEIVEVGSFIETSAKDFASVDDTAVCVLKTENGIIGTLAASWSYTAKEDNSTIIYGEKGILRLEDDPKYSLVAQYTNGSVVRYELGAIQTNENQSNSQVVDHFVESIESGSAPLITGEEGKRSLAVILAALESNEKKTIEKVKTGVHA; this is encoded by the coding sequence ATGACAATAAAAGTTGGGATCATCGGATGTGGAAGCATCGCTCAGCACCGCCACTTACCGGAATATGCAAACAATCATGAAGTAGAAATCGTTGCGGTCTGTGATGTTGTAAAAGAACGTGCCGAAGCTGCCAATGTAAAATACGGTGGAAAGATTTTCACGGACTACAACGAACTACTTGCGTTTGAAGAAGTGGAAGCGGTTAGCGTTTGTACGCCGAACTATTTGCATGCTCCTATTTCTGTAGCTGCATTAAAAGCAGGCAAGCATGTTTTATGTGAGAAGCCGATGGCAACTTCATTAACCGAAGCTGAAGAGATGATTGATGCAGCAGAAAAAAGCGGCAAGACACTTATGATCGGCCACAACCAGCGTTTTGTTCCAGCTCACCAAAAAGCTCGTGAAATCATTGAGAGCGGTGAGCTTGGCAAGATTTACAGCTTCCGTACAGCTTTTGGCCACCCTGGACCTGAAGGGTGGAGCGTTGATGGCAAGAACAGCTGGTTCTTTAAAAAGGATGAAGCTTTTATCGGTGCGATGGGCGACCTCGGCGTTCATAAAACAGACCTCATGCGTTACATCCTTGGTGAAGAAATCGTTGAAGTAGGTTCATTCATTGAAACGAGTGCAAAAGATTTTGCTTCTGTAGACGACACGGCAGTATGTGTGCTGAAAACGGAAAACGGAATCATCGGTACACTGGCAGCTAGCTGGTCATACACAGCGAAAGAAGACAACTCAACCATCATTTATGGGGAAAAAGGTATTCTTCGTTTAGAAGATGATCCGAAATACTCGCTTGTAGCACAGTATACAAACGGATCTGTTGTCCGCTATGAGCTTGGTGCAATTCAAACGAATGAAAATCAATCAAACTCCCAGGTTGTCGATCATTTTGTTGAATCGATCGAATCAGGCAGTGCACCGTTAATCACCGGTGAAGAAGGAAAACGTTCACTGGCTGTTATTTTAGCGGCACTTGAATCAAACGAAAAGAAGACCATCGAAAAAGTAAAAACGGGTGTTCACGCATGA
- a CDS encoding ThuA domain-containing protein has translation MIKVTVWNENRHEQKNPTVREIYPKGIHGAIAEFLENAGHDVRTATLDDAQHGLTDEVLNSTDVLVWWGHLAHDEVNDEIVNKVHQRVLEGMGLLVLHSGHFSKIFKKLMGTSCDLKWREADEKERIWIVNPSHPVATGLGEYIELEKEEMYGEHFDIPTPDDLVFVSWFEGGEVFRSGCAYNRGKGKIFYFRPGHETYPTYHNKDVQKVITNAVSFLAPSGSAAPVYGNAKPLEAIAAK, from the coding sequence ATGATTAAAGTAACAGTATGGAACGAAAACCGCCATGAGCAAAAGAACCCGACAGTAAGAGAAATTTATCCAAAAGGAATTCATGGAGCGATTGCGGAATTTCTAGAGAATGCCGGCCACGATGTAAGAACTGCTACATTAGATGACGCTCAGCATGGATTGACAGATGAAGTTCTTAACAGTACAGACGTATTAGTTTGGTGGGGACATCTTGCACATGACGAAGTAAATGATGAGATTGTAAATAAAGTACATCAGCGTGTTTTAGAAGGTATGGGACTGCTCGTTCTCCACTCAGGACATTTTTCTAAAATCTTCAAAAAGCTGATGGGAACATCATGTGATCTTAAGTGGCGTGAAGCGGATGAGAAAGAACGCATCTGGATTGTGAATCCGAGCCATCCTGTTGCAACAGGTCTTGGTGAATACATCGAACTTGAAAAAGAAGAGATGTATGGTGAGCATTTTGATATTCCAACTCCAGACGATTTGGTTTTTGTCAGCTGGTTTGAAGGCGGAGAAGTGTTCCGCAGCGGTTGTGCATATAACCGCGGAAAAGGAAAGATTTTTTACTTCCGTCCGGGACATGAAACATACCCGACTTATCACAACAAAGACGTTCAAAAAGTAATCACGAACGCAGTGTCATTCTTAGCTCCATCTGGAAGTGCAGCACCTGTTTACGGCAATGCTAAGCCGCTAGAAGCAATTGCAGCAAAATAA
- a CDS encoding LacI family DNA-binding transcriptional regulator: MNPTIKDVAKYANVSIATVSRIVNGLPGYTEDTKKKVQEAIEALGYQPNAIARGLINKRTQTIGVLFPEVSGMLSSEVLEGVENAAHDGGFSVIVCNTTSSGKRTVKYLRLLQEKRVDGVIFASENVKEEYYKIFQEMQVPVVLVSTGSQFDLPFVRVNDYEGAFRATEYLIQKGHKQIGMIGGSFDDPIAGVPRMKGFQDALEKHGLDFSDQHMTSNEGYRFQNGKESLPLLLEKLQHMTALFAASDEMAIGAMAAAHQLGIRVPEELSIIGYDNLKIAEMCYPALTTVSQPLKEMGQSAGEILVKLIKGKEKEAESRFMPFTIVERQSVSDLRTK, from the coding sequence TTGAATCCAACCATTAAAGATGTAGCCAAATATGCAAATGTTTCAATTGCAACGGTTTCCCGCATCGTAAACGGATTGCCAGGCTATACCGAAGACACGAAAAAGAAAGTGCAAGAAGCCATTGAAGCACTGGGCTATCAGCCAAATGCGATCGCTAGGGGACTGATCAACAAAAGGACTCAGACGATCGGGGTCTTGTTTCCGGAAGTGTCGGGTATGCTTTCATCCGAGGTGTTAGAAGGTGTAGAGAATGCCGCGCATGACGGAGGATTCAGTGTTATCGTGTGCAACACCACATCAAGCGGAAAGCGTACGGTTAAATATCTGCGGCTGCTTCAGGAAAAAAGAGTAGACGGCGTTATTTTTGCCAGCGAAAATGTGAAGGAAGAATACTATAAAATCTTTCAGGAAATGCAAGTGCCTGTTGTTCTAGTATCGACCGGCTCACAGTTCGACCTGCCATTTGTCCGAGTGAACGATTATGAAGGAGCTTTTCGTGCAACGGAATATTTAATTCAAAAAGGTCACAAGCAGATCGGTATGATCGGAGGAAGTTTTGACGACCCAATCGCTGGAGTTCCAAGGATGAAAGGATTTCAAGATGCACTAGAGAAACATGGACTGGATTTTTCGGATCAGCATATGACTTCAAATGAAGGCTACCGTTTTCAAAACGGGAAAGAATCACTGCCATTGCTGCTTGAAAAATTGCAGCATATGACTGCTCTATTTGCAGCAAGTGATGAAATGGCAATAGGTGCAATGGCAGCTGCACATCAGTTAGGTATTCGGGTGCCCGAAGAATTGTCGATTATCGGATATGATAATTTAAAGATCGCAGAGATGTGTTATCCAGCGCTGACAACAGTCTCACAACCGTTAAAAGAGATGGGACAATCAGCAGGAGAAATTTTAGTGAAATTGATTAAAGGTAAAGAAAAAGAAGCAGAAAGTCGTTTCATGCCATTTACGATCGTAGAGAGGCAGTCTGTCAGTGATTTACGTACAAAGTAA
- a CDS encoding AI-2E family transporter has translation MWYQHSFFKYAAGAVLLLTILFLLGKIDYLLDFLYLVISSVFFPLFIAGILYYLLRPLIRRLIRHKVPKLLAISIVFLILIMAISGLSTVAVPVISDQMSNITNDFPKKIGEATEKTGTMITGKNKSFIDSTKVTKIATKRLEKFTSSISKDVISLITTLTNIALVLLVVPFILFYLLMDDHKFFNYFLRLAPKHHEHDISAILRDIDSTLSSYIKGQLLVALFVGIFMYLGYLLIGLKFALVLALFAVVTNVIPFLGPFIGVFPALLVGLIQDPFMAIKVALVTLVVQQVEGNILSPQIMGKQLRIHPLTIILVVLMAGAAFGFIGLLLAIPTYAVTKTIISNLYRIYLLYNPPETRSDLL, from the coding sequence ATGTGGTATCAGCATTCATTTTTTAAATATGCAGCCGGAGCAGTACTTTTGCTCACTATTCTATTTTTATTGGGAAAAATCGATTATCTCTTAGACTTCCTTTATCTTGTCATTTCAAGCGTGTTTTTTCCGTTATTTATCGCTGGCATTTTGTATTATTTACTGCGGCCGTTGATCCGCCGCCTCATTCGGCATAAAGTACCAAAGCTGCTCGCGATTTCAATTGTTTTTCTCATCTTGATTATGGCAATTTCCGGACTTTCAACAGTGGCAGTACCCGTAATAAGCGATCAGATGTCAAATATCACAAATGATTTCCCGAAAAAAATCGGAGAAGCTACTGAAAAGACTGGAACAATGATAACCGGAAAAAACAAATCGTTTATCGATAGTACAAAAGTGACGAAGATCGCCACAAAAAGGCTTGAAAAATTTACAAGTTCTATTTCTAAAGATGTCATTTCACTCATCACCACTCTGACGAACATAGCGCTTGTCTTACTTGTCGTCCCTTTTATTCTGTTCTACTTGTTAATGGACGATCACAAATTCTTCAATTATTTTTTGCGGCTTGCTCCAAAGCACCATGAACACGATATCTCAGCGATTTTAAGAGATATTGATTCTACTTTATCTTCTTACATAAAGGGGCAGCTGCTCGTTGCTCTCTTTGTAGGTATTTTCATGTATCTCGGCTACTTGTTAATCGGACTTAAGTTCGCATTAGTTCTCGCTCTTTTTGCTGTGGTGACGAATGTTATCCCATTTTTAGGTCCTTTTATCGGGGTTTTCCCTGCACTGCTGGTGGGGCTCATTCAAGATCCTTTCATGGCAATAAAAGTTGCTCTTGTCACATTAGTCGTTCAGCAAGTGGAAGGAAATATCCTATCACCTCAAATTATGGGGAAACAGCTTCGAATACATCCTCTTACCATTATTTTAGTCGTTTTGATGGCTGGAGCTGCGTTTGGTTTTATCGGACTATTACTCGCTATTCCAACTTATGCTGTAACAAAAACGATCATCAGCAATCTTTACCGAATCTATCTATTATACAATCCGCCCGAGACGAGAAGTGATTTACTATAA
- a CDS encoding DUF1206 domain-containing protein codes for MKQPFVKELTLKDKINNKLKPYRPWVHRFARIGYLSKGIVYVVIGILSLLMSIGKHPNEASSQGALYTIAKQPFGPVLLIILAVGLSAYAFWQLVKVVFDPECSNHHWKRWFNRLGYLIIAGIYTALCVSALRILFRARAESSDKKYQVLSAKMLAQPFGQTLIALAGLIIGIIGIVFLVRAISFKFKKNLKKNEMNKEEWKWSGYIGTFGIGARGIVFMIIAFFLIRTAWQADPGETKGLDGALAELLTKPFGPILLAIVSLGFMAYGVFMFASARYRRLKN; via the coding sequence GTGAAACAGCCTTTTGTAAAAGAATTAACTTTAAAGGATAAAATAAACAATAAATTAAAACCTTACAGACCATGGGTACATCGCTTTGCCCGAATCGGGTACCTGTCAAAAGGTATTGTTTATGTAGTAATTGGGATACTTTCCTTGCTTATGTCGATTGGCAAACACCCGAATGAAGCAAGTTCACAAGGTGCTCTTTATACGATTGCAAAACAGCCATTCGGACCTGTTTTATTAATAATACTGGCAGTCGGTTTAAGTGCTTATGCCTTTTGGCAGCTCGTTAAAGTTGTTTTTGACCCGGAATGCTCGAATCATCATTGGAAAAGGTGGTTTAACAGACTTGGCTACTTGATCATCGCAGGCATTTATACCGCTTTGTGCGTCAGTGCACTTCGCATTTTGTTCCGTGCCAGAGCAGAGTCCTCTGATAAAAAGTACCAAGTGCTATCGGCAAAAATGCTTGCGCAGCCGTTCGGACAAACCCTTATTGCACTTGCCGGCTTGATCATTGGGATTATAGGAATTGTATTTTTAGTACGGGCAATATCGTTCAAATTCAAAAAAAATCTGAAGAAGAATGAAATGAACAAGGAAGAATGGAAATGGAGCGGATATATCGGTACGTTTGGGATTGGCGCCCGCGGTATCGTGTTCATGATTATCGCATTTTTCCTTATTAGAACAGCTTGGCAGGCTGACCCAGGGGAAACAAAAGGGTTGGACGGAGCCCTCGCTGAACTCCTCACAAAGCCATTTGGTCCGATATTATTGGCCATCGTTTCTCTTGGATTCATGGCATATGGTGTATTCATGTTTGCAAGTGCCAGATACAGGCGATTGAAAAACTAA
- a CDS encoding VOC family protein produces the protein MVPARVSLITIGAFNLPVLRSFYQKLGWEETPISSDKYAVFKTVGVLLSLYPIEDLTRDAGIEITSSPTAYKNISLAINVDKPDQVDAIVEHIKMANGKILKEPYNAFWGGRIAYFADPENNLWEVAWNPDSVFDERGAMISF, from the coding sequence ATGGTTCCAGCAAGAGTAAGCTTAATAACGATTGGAGCTTTCAACTTACCAGTATTACGTTCTTTTTATCAAAAACTAGGATGGGAAGAGACACCGATTAGTTCCGATAAGTATGCTGTTTTTAAGACAGTGGGTGTGTTGCTTTCGTTGTATCCTATCGAAGACCTAACACGAGATGCAGGCATTGAGATAACTTCTTCACCAACGGCTTATAAAAATATATCGCTTGCAATTAATGTCGATAAGCCAGATCAGGTAGATGCAATAGTGGAACACATTAAAATGGCAAATGGGAAAATATTAAAAGAACCATATAACGCTTTTTGGGGAGGAAGGATCGCTTATTTCGCTGATCCGGAAAACAATCTTTGGGAAGTTGCCTGGAATCCTGATTCTGTTTTTGATGAACGGGGTGCCATGATAAGTTTTTAA